In Actinomadura citrea, a single window of DNA contains:
- the tyrS gene encoding tyrosine--tRNA ligase, with protein sequence MTDILDDLAWRGLIAQSTDLDELRALLAAGPVTLYCGFDPTAPSLHLGNLIQILTLRRFQKAGHRPIGLVGGATGLIGDPSGKSAERVLNSEETVAGWVERVRGQVSAFLDFDGGPTAATMVSNLDWTGPMSAIEFLRDIGKHFPVNRMLARETVRARLESTGMSYTEFSYVLLQSMDFLELYRRHGCLLQTGGSDQWGNLTAGVDLIRRVEGGSAHALTTPLLTKADGSKFGKTAGGETYWLDPELTSPYAFYQFWINADDRDVEKFLKFFSFRSREEIEDLAKQGADRPAARAPQRALAEEMTALVHGADETARVIAASRALFGQGSLEELDERTLRAALSEVPRTEVPAGELPPVVDLLAASGLCKSKSEARRAIAQGGAYLNNAKVESEEAVPAPADLLHGRFLVLRRGKRNVGGVEVTAS encoded by the coding sequence GTGACCGACATCCTGGACGATCTCGCGTGGCGCGGCCTGATCGCGCAGTCCACCGACCTGGACGAACTGCGGGCCCTGCTCGCCGCGGGACCGGTCACCCTCTATTGCGGCTTCGACCCGACGGCACCCTCGCTGCACCTCGGCAACCTCATCCAGATCCTCACGCTGCGCCGCTTCCAGAAGGCCGGGCACCGGCCGATCGGCCTGGTCGGCGGCGCCACGGGCCTGATCGGCGACCCGAGCGGCAAGAGCGCCGAACGCGTGCTGAACTCCGAGGAGACCGTCGCCGGCTGGGTCGAACGGGTCCGCGGCCAGGTGTCGGCGTTCCTCGACTTCGACGGAGGCCCGACCGCCGCGACGATGGTCAGCAACCTCGACTGGACCGGCCCCATGTCGGCCATCGAGTTCCTGCGCGACATCGGCAAGCACTTCCCGGTCAACCGGATGCTCGCCCGTGAGACCGTCAGGGCCCGGCTCGAATCCACCGGGATGAGCTACACCGAGTTCAGCTACGTCCTGCTCCAGTCCATGGACTTCCTTGAGCTGTACCGACGCCACGGGTGCCTGCTGCAGACCGGCGGCAGCGACCAGTGGGGCAACCTCACCGCGGGCGTGGACCTGATCCGCCGGGTGGAGGGGGGAAGCGCGCACGCGCTGACCACGCCCCTGCTGACCAAGGCGGACGGGTCCAAGTTCGGCAAGACCGCGGGCGGCGAGACCTACTGGCTCGACCCCGAACTGACGTCGCCGTACGCGTTCTACCAGTTCTGGATCAACGCCGACGATCGGGACGTGGAGAAGTTCCTGAAGTTCTTCAGCTTCCGTTCCCGCGAGGAGATCGAGGACCTGGCCAAGCAGGGCGCCGACCGTCCGGCCGCGCGAGCACCGCAGCGGGCGCTCGCCGAGGAGATGACCGCGCTCGTGCACGGCGCGGACGAGACCGCCCGGGTCATCGCGGCCTCCCGCGCCCTGTTCGGTCAGGGATCCCTGGAGGAACTGGACGAACGGACACTGCGCGCCGCCCTCTCCGAGGTCCCCCGCACGGAAGTACCCGCGGGGGAGCTGCCGCCGGTGGTGGACCTCCTGGCGGCGTCCGGCCTCTGCAAGAGCAAGTCTGAGGCTCGCCGTGCCATCGCCCAGGGCGGCGCCTACCTCAACAACGCCAAGGTCGAGTCGGAGGAGGCGGTACCGGCGCCCGCCGACCTGCTCCACGGCCGCTTCCTCGTCCTGCGGCGCGGCAAGCGCAACGTGGGCGGCGTCGAGGTGACCGCCTCCTGA
- a CDS encoding TetR/AcrR family transcriptional regulator: MTAQALPREPQQDRSRATRRRLLEAAIGCLASVGWAGTTVAVVAERAGVSRGAAQHHFRTREELVTAAVEYGSDVRMAQMRERLDALADRRPSTLDVVTLLGEMYTTPLFRAALQLWVAASSDEQLRAQVVPLEARVGREAHRLTVEALGADESVPGVRETVQATLDLVRGLGLADLLTDDSARRTRLLDQWAATLDRTLGR, from the coding sequence ATGACCGCCCAGGCACTCCCCCGCGAACCGCAGCAGGACCGCAGCCGCGCCACGCGGCGGCGCCTCCTGGAGGCCGCCATCGGCTGCCTCGCCTCCGTGGGCTGGGCGGGCACGACGGTGGCGGTGGTCGCCGAGCGCGCGGGCGTCTCCCGTGGCGCGGCCCAGCACCACTTCCGCACGCGCGAGGAACTGGTGACCGCGGCGGTCGAGTACGGCTCGGACGTGAGAATGGCGCAGATGCGCGAGCGCCTGGACGCGCTCGCCGACCGCCGTCCCTCCACGCTGGACGTCGTCACGCTCCTCGGCGAGATGTACACGACCCCGCTCTTCCGGGCCGCACTCCAGCTCTGGGTCGCGGCCAGCTCGGACGAGCAGCTCCGCGCGCAGGTCGTTCCCCTGGAGGCGCGGGTCGGACGTGAGGCGCACCGCCTCACCGTCGAGGCCCTCGGCGCGGACGAGTCGGTCCCCGGCGTCCGGGAAACGGTCCAGGCGACCCTCGACCTGGTCCGCGGCCTCGGCCTGGCCGATCTCCTCACCGACGACTCGGCACGCCGTACCCGCCTGCTCGACCAGTGGGCCGCCACGCTCGACCGCACGCTCGGCCGCTGA
- a CDS encoding acyclic terpene utilization AtuA family protein: MSQPLRVGNASGFYGDRFSAVREMLEGGPLDFLTGDYLAELTMLILGRGKMKDPDAGYAATFLRQMEESLGLAAERGTTIVTNAGGLNPRGLADRLRELAARFGIDVRIAHVEGDDLLSRAKDLGLADGRHGRPLTANAYLGAWGIVECLRAGADVVVTGRVTDASLVVGPAAAHFGWARDDWDALAGATVAGHVLECGAQATGGNYAFFQEIYNVKAPGFPVAEIHPDGSSVITKHDGTGGAVTVETVTAQLLYEIGAPSYAGPDVTARFDTIAPAQDGPDRVRISGVRGVPPPPSTKVCLNHLGGHRNEMTFVLTGLDVEAKAELAKAQLEAALAEARPARVEWTLVGAPGPDPATQGEATALLRCAVLDPDPEKVGRGFSGAVVELALAGYPGFTMTSPPGKGAPYGVYTPAYVPNEAIEHVAVTSEGERVSIPAAPLVRDLEISSESPPAGAVPPGATVRAPLGRVAGARSGDKGGDANIGVWARTDAQWRWLEPFLTTERLRELLPETSEHAVRRYALPNLRAVNFVVEGLLQEGVSASTRFDPQGKALGEWLRSRLVDIPEAVL; the protein is encoded by the coding sequence ATGAGCCAACCGCTGCGGGTCGGTAACGCCTCGGGCTTCTACGGCGACCGCTTCTCCGCGGTGCGGGAGATGCTGGAGGGCGGGCCGCTGGACTTCCTCACCGGCGACTACCTCGCCGAGCTGACGATGCTGATCCTCGGGCGCGGGAAGATGAAGGACCCGGACGCCGGGTACGCCGCGACGTTCCTCCGGCAGATGGAGGAGTCCCTCGGCCTGGCCGCGGAACGCGGCACCACGATCGTCACGAACGCCGGCGGACTCAACCCGCGGGGGCTGGCGGACCGCTTGCGCGAGCTGGCCGCCCGGTTCGGGATCGACGTGCGGATCGCCCATGTGGAGGGCGACGACCTGCTGTCCCGGGCGAAGGATCTCGGCCTGGCGGACGGCCGCCACGGGCGGCCGCTCACCGCGAACGCCTACCTGGGCGCCTGGGGGATCGTCGAGTGCCTGCGGGCCGGCGCGGACGTGGTGGTGACCGGACGCGTTACCGACGCGTCCCTGGTCGTGGGCCCCGCCGCCGCGCACTTCGGCTGGGCGCGCGACGACTGGGACGCCCTCGCGGGTGCGACGGTCGCCGGGCACGTCCTGGAGTGCGGCGCGCAGGCCACCGGCGGCAACTACGCCTTCTTCCAAGAAATCTACAATGTAAAGGCGCCGGGCTTTCCGGTCGCCGAGATCCATCCCGACGGCTCCAGCGTGATCACCAAGCACGACGGGACGGGCGGCGCGGTGACCGTCGAGACCGTCACCGCCCAGCTCCTTTACGAGATCGGCGCGCCGTCCTACGCGGGACCGGACGTGACGGCGCGATTCGACACGATCGCGCCGGCGCAGGACGGACCCGACCGGGTGCGGATCAGCGGCGTCCGGGGCGTTCCGCCGCCGCCGTCCACCAAGGTGTGCCTGAACCATCTCGGCGGCCATCGCAACGAAATGACCTTCGTCCTCACCGGCCTGGACGTGGAGGCCAAGGCCGAGCTCGCGAAGGCACAGCTGGAGGCCGCCCTCGCGGAGGCTCGGCCGGCCCGTGTCGAATGGACGCTCGTCGGCGCGCCCGGACCGGATCCGGCCACGCAGGGGGAGGCCACGGCCCTGCTGCGCTGCGCCGTCCTCGACCCGGATCCGGAGAAGGTCGGCCGCGGGTTCAGCGGGGCCGTCGTGGAACTCGCCCTCGCCGGCTACCCGGGCTTCACCATGACCTCCCCGCCCGGAAAGGGCGCCCCCTACGGGGTCTACACGCCCGCCTACGTCCCGAACGAGGCCATCGAGCATGTCGCGGTGACCTCCGAGGGTGAGCGAGTCTCCATCCCGGCCGCCCCTCTCGTACGCGACCTTGAGATCTCCTCCGAGTCTCCACCCGCCGGGGCCGTCCCGCCGGGCGCCACTGTCCGCGCACCGCTCGGCCGTGTCGCCGGGGCGCGGAGCGGGGACAAGGGCGGGGACGCCAATATCGGCGTGTGGGCCCGGACCGACGCGCAGTGGCGCTGGCTGGAGCCGTTCCTGACGACCGAAAGGCTCCGCGAGTTGCTGCCGGAGACCAGCGAGCACGCCGTCCGCCGGTATGCGCTCCCCAACCTCCGCGCGGTGAACTTCGTCGTCGAAGGGCTGCTGCAGGAGGGTGTGTCCGCCTCGACCCGGTTCGACCCGCAGGGCAAGGCCCTGGGGGAGTGGCTGCGGTCCCGCCTCGTCGACATCCCGGAGGCAGTCCTGTGA
- a CDS encoding acyl-CoA carboxylase subunit beta gives MTLKSTLDARSPEYRERRAAMLEKLAALDAEHAKALEGGGEKYVARHRGRGKLLARERIELLLDLDSPFLELSPLAAWGSDFPVGASVVTGIGVVEGVECMIVANDPTVRGGSSNPWTVKKSFRASDIALENRLPVINLVESGGADLPTQKEIFIPGGRMFRDLTRLSAAGIPTIALVFGNSTAGGAYIPGMCDHVVMVKERAKVFLGGPPLVKMATGEEADDEELGGAEMHARTSGLADYMAADEADALRLGRQIVANLNHRRLGPAPGPVEEPLYDAEELAGIVPEDLKVPFDPREVIARIADGSRFDEFKPLYGTSLVTGWTRVHGYPIGILANAQGVLFGDEAQKAAQFIQLANQSDTPLLFLHNTTGYMVGREYEQAGIIKHGALMINAVANSRVPHISIVMGASYGAGNYGMCGRAYDPRFLFAWPSAKSAVMGPQQLAGVLSIVARQAAQARGQAYDDDQDRAMREMVEAQIEAESLPFFLSGRLYDDGVIDPRDTRTVLGLCLSVVHNAPVRGAEGFGVFRM, from the coding sequence GTGACCCTCAAGAGCACCCTGGACGCGCGGAGCCCGGAATACCGGGAACGCCGCGCGGCCATGCTGGAGAAGCTGGCGGCCCTGGACGCCGAGCATGCCAAGGCGCTGGAAGGCGGCGGCGAGAAGTACGTCGCGCGGCACCGCGGGCGCGGCAAGCTGCTGGCGCGCGAGCGCATCGAACTGCTGCTCGACCTCGACTCGCCGTTCCTGGAGCTGAGCCCCCTCGCCGCGTGGGGGAGCGACTTCCCGGTCGGCGCGAGCGTCGTCACCGGCATCGGCGTCGTCGAGGGCGTCGAGTGCATGATCGTGGCGAACGATCCGACGGTGCGGGGCGGATCCAGCAATCCGTGGACGGTGAAGAAGAGCTTCCGGGCGTCCGATATCGCGCTGGAGAACCGGCTGCCCGTCATCAACCTGGTCGAGTCGGGCGGCGCGGACCTGCCGACGCAGAAGGAGATCTTCATCCCGGGCGGCCGCATGTTCCGCGACCTCACCCGGTTGTCGGCCGCGGGGATCCCCACGATCGCGCTCGTGTTCGGCAACTCCACCGCGGGCGGCGCCTACATTCCGGGCATGTGCGACCACGTCGTCATGGTCAAGGAGCGCGCGAAGGTGTTCCTCGGCGGTCCGCCGCTGGTGAAGATGGCGACCGGCGAGGAGGCCGACGACGAGGAGCTCGGCGGCGCCGAGATGCACGCCCGCACCTCCGGCCTCGCCGACTACATGGCGGCGGACGAGGCGGACGCGCTGCGCCTCGGACGCCAGATCGTCGCGAACCTCAACCACCGCAGGCTCGGTCCCGCGCCCGGCCCGGTCGAGGAGCCGCTCTACGACGCCGAGGAACTGGCCGGGATCGTCCCCGAGGACCTGAAGGTCCCCTTCGACCCGCGCGAGGTCATCGCGCGGATCGCCGACGGATCGCGGTTCGACGAGTTCAAGCCGCTGTACGGGACGAGCCTGGTCACCGGCTGGACGCGCGTCCACGGCTATCCGATCGGGATCCTCGCCAACGCGCAGGGCGTCCTGTTCGGGGACGAGGCGCAGAAGGCGGCGCAGTTCATCCAGCTCGCCAACCAGAGCGACACCCCGCTGCTGTTCCTGCACAACACGACCGGCTACATGGTCGGCAGGGAGTACGAGCAGGCCGGGATCATCAAGCACGGCGCCCTGATGATCAACGCGGTGGCCAACAGCCGGGTCCCGCACATCTCGATCGTCATGGGCGCCTCGTACGGGGCGGGCAACTACGGCATGTGCGGCCGCGCGTACGACCCGCGGTTCCTGTTCGCCTGGCCGAGCGCCAAGTCGGCGGTGATGGGGCCGCAGCAGCTCGCGGGCGTCCTGTCGATCGTGGCGCGGCAGGCGGCGCAGGCGCGCGGGCAGGCCTACGACGACGACCAGGACCGCGCGATGCGGGAGATGGTCGAGGCGCAGATCGAGGCCGAGTCGCTGCCGTTCTTCCTGTCCGGGCGGCTCTACGACGACGGGGTGATCGACCCCCGCGACACCCGGACCGTCCTCGGCCTGTGCCTGTCCGTCGTCCACAACGCGCCCGTGCGCGGCGCCGAGGGCTTCGGCGTCTTCCGGATGTGA
- a CDS encoding acetyl/propionyl/methylcrotonyl-CoA carboxylase subunit alpha: MINRVLVANRGEIARRVLRACRDLGVGTVAVHSDPDAGAPHVREADVAGRLPGASPAETYLSVERLLAVAERAGADAVHPGYGFLSENADFARAVVGAGLTWIGPPPEAIAAMGSKIEAKKLMAAADVPVLPELDPARVGGADLPLLVKASAGGGGRGMRVVRTPEDLPDAVAGARREAESAFGDPTVFCEPLLEDARHIEVQILADAHGTVWTLGERECSIQRRHQKIIEEAPSPAVGPELRARLCGAAASAARAIGYVGAGTVEFMLARDGRFFFLEVNTRLQVEHPVTECVYGVDLVRLQIEVAEGARLPQAPPEPRGHAIEVRLYAEDPAQDWRPASGTLHTFEVPGADVEFAVPAAHGVRLDSGVESGAEVGVHYDPMLAKVIAWAPSRAAAARRLAAALRGARIHGLTTNRDLLVRILEEPAFLDGATDTGYLDRVGLGTLAAPLADEAAVRVCALAAALAQAAADRAGAAVLGGLPPGWRNVRSQPQRRTFQGPGGPVDVDYRLDRNGLDSELCPGTSLLSASPERVVLDHDGLRETFTVTAAGGAVHVDSRLGPVTLVAVPRFADPSGRIAPGSLLAPMPGTVVRVETAPGADVAEGQTLVVLEAMKMEHRVAAPSAGSVAELNVTAGQQVESGAVLAVIEGTPE; this comes from the coding sequence ATGATCAACAGAGTGCTGGTCGCCAACCGCGGCGAGATCGCCCGCCGCGTCCTGCGGGCCTGCCGGGACCTCGGTGTCGGGACGGTCGCCGTCCACTCCGACCCCGACGCCGGCGCGCCGCACGTCCGGGAGGCGGACGTGGCCGGGCGGCTGCCCGGGGCGTCCCCGGCGGAGACGTACCTGTCGGTGGAGCGGCTCCTCGCCGTGGCGGAGCGCGCCGGGGCCGACGCCGTCCACCCGGGCTACGGGTTCCTGTCGGAGAACGCGGACTTCGCGCGGGCCGTCGTCGGCGCGGGCCTGACCTGGATCGGCCCGCCGCCCGAGGCGATCGCCGCGATGGGGTCCAAGATCGAGGCCAAGAAGCTGATGGCCGCGGCGGACGTCCCGGTGCTGCCCGAGCTCGACCCCGCCCGGGTCGGCGGCGCGGACCTGCCGCTGCTGGTCAAGGCGTCCGCGGGAGGCGGCGGGCGCGGCATGCGCGTCGTCCGGACGCCGGAGGACCTGCCGGACGCCGTCGCGGGCGCGCGCAGGGAGGCGGAGTCGGCGTTCGGCGACCCGACCGTGTTCTGCGAGCCGCTGCTGGAGGACGCCCGCCACATCGAGGTGCAGATCCTCGCCGACGCGCACGGGACGGTCTGGACGCTCGGCGAGCGCGAGTGCTCCATCCAGCGCCGCCACCAGAAGATCATCGAGGAGGCGCCGTCCCCGGCCGTCGGCCCCGAGCTGCGGGCGCGGCTGTGCGGGGCGGCGGCGAGCGCGGCACGCGCCATCGGCTACGTCGGCGCGGGCACGGTCGAGTTCATGCTGGCGCGCGACGGCCGCTTCTTCTTCCTGGAGGTCAACACCCGGCTCCAGGTCGAGCACCCGGTCACCGAGTGCGTGTACGGGGTGGACCTCGTCCGGCTGCAGATCGAGGTCGCCGAGGGCGCCCGCCTGCCGCAGGCGCCGCCGGAACCGCGCGGCCACGCCATCGAGGTGCGCCTCTACGCCGAGGACCCCGCGCAGGACTGGCGGCCCGCCAGCGGCACGCTGCACACCTTCGAGGTTCCGGGGGCGGACGTCGAGTTCGCCGTTCCGGCGGCACACGGGGTCCGCCTCGACAGCGGCGTGGAGAGCGGCGCCGAGGTCGGCGTCCACTACGACCCGATGCTCGCCAAGGTGATCGCGTGGGCGCCGTCCCGGGCCGCCGCCGCGCGCAGGCTGGCGGCCGCGCTGCGCGGCGCCCGCATCCACGGCCTCACCACCAACCGCGACCTGCTCGTCCGGATCCTGGAGGAGCCCGCGTTCCTGGACGGCGCCACCGACACCGGCTACCTCGACCGTGTCGGCCTCGGCACCCTGGCCGCGCCGCTGGCGGACGAGGCGGCGGTCCGGGTCTGCGCGCTGGCCGCCGCGCTCGCCCAGGCCGCCGCGGACCGGGCGGGCGCCGCGGTGCTCGGCGGCCTCCCGCCGGGCTGGCGCAACGTGCGGTCCCAGCCGCAGCGCAGGACGTTCCAGGGGCCCGGAGGCCCGGTGGACGTCGACTACCGGCTGGACAGGAACGGCCTGGACTCCGAGCTGTGCCCGGGCACGTCGCTGCTGTCGGCCTCGCCGGAACGCGTCGTCCTCGACCACGACGGCCTCCGCGAGACCTTCACCGTGACCGCCGCAGGGGGTGCGGTGCACGTCGATTCCCGTCTCGGCCCGGTCACGCTCGTCGCCGTCCCGCGGTTCGCCGACCCGAGCGGCCGGATCGCCCCGGGGTCCCTTCTGGCCCCCATGCCCGGCACCGTCGTCCGCGTCGAGACCGCACCGGGCGCGGACGTCGCCGAGGGGCAGACCCTCGTCGTCCTGGAGGCGATGAAGATGGAGCACCGCGTCGCCGCGCCGTCCGCCGGGTCGGTCGCCGAACTCAATGTCACCGCGGGGCAGCAGGTCGAGTCCGGCGCCGTCCTCGCCGTCATCGAAGGGACCCCTGAATGA
- a CDS encoding acyl-CoA dehydrogenase family protein, translating into MSFVETEERRALRAAAAELGGKYGSSYYVEKAKSGQKTDELWAEAGRLGYLGVNVPEEYGGGGGGIGDLAAVCEELAAAGCPLLLMVVSPAICATIIARSGTEDQRKHWLPRFADGSVKMAFAITEPDAGSNAHRITTTARRDGDGWVLSGQKTFISGVDESDAVLFVSRTQDQKGNLRPSLFIVPTAAPGFTFTPIDMEIVSPEKQFVCHLDDVRLPYDALVGDEDGGLLQLFAGLNPERIMAAAMGAGIGRLALGKATGYAMSRQVFRTPIGAHQGLAHPLAAAKIELELARLMGQKAAWLYDAGDDTGAGEAANMAKYATAEAAIHCVDQAIQTHGGNGLTTEYGVGMLAGVVRLMRIAPVSREMILNYVAQHSLGLPKSY; encoded by the coding sequence ATGAGCTTCGTCGAGACCGAGGAACGGCGGGCCCTGCGCGCCGCCGCCGCTGAGCTGGGCGGCAAGTACGGCTCCTCCTACTACGTGGAGAAGGCCAAGTCCGGGCAGAAGACCGACGAGCTGTGGGCCGAGGCCGGGCGGCTCGGCTACCTGGGCGTCAACGTGCCGGAGGAGTACGGCGGCGGAGGCGGAGGCATCGGCGACCTCGCCGCCGTGTGCGAGGAGCTGGCCGCCGCGGGCTGCCCGCTGCTGCTCATGGTCGTGTCCCCGGCGATCTGCGCGACGATCATCGCCCGGTCCGGCACCGAGGACCAGCGCAAGCACTGGCTGCCGCGCTTCGCCGACGGCTCGGTGAAGATGGCGTTCGCGATCACCGAGCCCGACGCCGGCTCCAACGCGCACCGCATCACCACCACGGCGCGCCGCGACGGCGACGGGTGGGTGCTGAGCGGGCAGAAGACGTTCATCTCCGGCGTGGACGAGTCGGACGCCGTGCTGTTCGTCTCCCGCACGCAGGACCAGAAGGGCAACCTGCGGCCGTCGCTGTTCATCGTCCCGACCGCCGCACCGGGGTTCACCTTCACCCCCATCGACATGGAGATCGTGTCGCCGGAGAAGCAGTTCGTCTGCCACCTCGACGACGTCCGGCTGCCCTACGACGCGCTCGTCGGCGACGAGGACGGCGGCCTGCTGCAGCTGTTCGCCGGACTCAACCCCGAGCGCATCATGGCCGCCGCGATGGGCGCCGGGATCGGCCGCCTCGCGCTCGGCAAGGCGACCGGCTACGCCATGTCCCGGCAGGTGTTCAGGACGCCGATCGGCGCGCACCAGGGCCTCGCGCACCCGCTCGCCGCCGCCAAGATCGAGCTGGAGCTGGCCCGGCTGATGGGGCAGAAGGCCGCCTGGCTCTACGACGCGGGCGACGACACGGGCGCCGGCGAGGCCGCGAACATGGCCAAGTACGCCACCGCCGAGGCCGCGATCCACTGCGTCGACCAGGCCATCCAGACCCACGGCGGCAACGGCCTCACCACCGAGTACGGCGTCGGGATGCTCGCCGGGGTCGTCCGGCTCATGCGCATCGCCCCGGTCAGCCGCGAGATGATCCTCAACTACGTCGCACAGCACTCCCTGGGGCTGCCCAAGTCCTACTGA
- a CDS encoding RDD family protein → MYGPPPVPLPAAEPVPPAPPPAAAPRGRRLAAWGIDTALLAGAAVLLGMMTWGRLNGLLGDGLWGDALSAGGGLLLSGGDVQQAAEKFGMGIWNTVVSAVQQALLLLVLIEFLHQFAGQAFAGRTVGKAVLDLRVENTTSAKSRALRRSLVTTAGGTGLYCTAWILLLHGLFFLSLVTWLVAVAVFLANSAPTLVGARRRALADLVAGTSLVRADGYRRAAEAARQGAVIAWDGTQAAGQVAGQAVRENAARIAQAESMQRALQSERARQMQDLGRRSAARMQGAMQSERAQQVGDAGKRVGGRLRNAYQDRRAARRQALPPQPEQPALPPPAPHYDPYAQPGQYSHPGQPAQPAQPGWYEPPQQYMPPPQQ, encoded by the coding sequence GTGTACGGTCCGCCACCCGTTCCGCTGCCCGCCGCAGAGCCCGTGCCGCCCGCCCCGCCTCCCGCCGCGGCCCCGCGCGGCCGCCGCCTCGCGGCCTGGGGCATCGACACCGCACTCCTCGCCGGCGCCGCCGTCCTCCTCGGCATGATGACCTGGGGACGGCTGAACGGGCTCCTCGGGGACGGACTCTGGGGCGACGCCCTGTCGGCGGGGGGCGGGCTCCTGCTGTCCGGCGGCGACGTCCAGCAGGCCGCCGAGAAGTTCGGCATGGGCATCTGGAACACGGTCGTCAGCGCCGTCCAGCAGGCACTGCTCCTGCTCGTCCTGATCGAGTTCCTGCACCAGTTCGCGGGGCAGGCCTTCGCCGGCCGGACCGTCGGCAAGGCCGTGCTCGATCTGCGCGTGGAGAACACCACGTCCGCCAAGTCCAGGGCGCTGCGCCGTTCGCTGGTGACCACGGCGGGCGGCACCGGCCTGTACTGCACCGCGTGGATCCTTCTCCTGCACGGCCTCTTCTTCCTTTCCCTCGTCACCTGGCTGGTCGCCGTCGCGGTGTTCCTGGCCAACAGCGCGCCGACCCTCGTCGGCGCCCGCCGGCGGGCCCTCGCCGACCTGGTGGCGGGGACGTCCCTCGTCCGCGCGGACGGCTACCGCCGCGCCGCCGAGGCCGCGCGGCAGGGCGCCGTCATCGCCTGGGACGGCACGCAGGCGGCGGGCCAGGTCGCGGGCCAGGCCGTCCGGGAGAACGCCGCCCGCATCGCCCAGGCCGAATCGATGCAGCGCGCCCTGCAGTCGGAGCGCGCCCGGCAGATGCAGGATCTGGGCCGGCGATCCGCCGCCCGGATGCAGGGCGCGATGCAGAGCGAACGGGCACAGCAGGTCGGAGACGCGGGCAAGCGCGTCGGCGGCCGGCTGAGGAACGCCTACCAGGATCGCCGGGCCGCGCGCCGGCAGGCGCTCCCCCCGCAGCCGGAACAGCCCGCCCTCCCGCCGCCCGCACCGCACTACGACCCCTACGCCCAACCGGGCCAGTACTCCCACCCCGGCCAGCCGGCCCAGCCCGCCCAGCCCGGCTGGTACGAGCCGCCGCAGCAGTACATGCCGCCGCCGCAGCAGTAG
- a CDS encoding AAA family ATPase, with the protein MTPAPVWVVAGPPGSGKSTISHLLLRRLRPVPALLDKDTMFGPFVEATLAASSRDPGEREGPWYDEHVKPHEYAGMTATAREIRSHGCPVLLSGPFTGHIRNAARWTEWVASLGGPRVRLVWIRTDAATLRHRLERRGSPRDTGKLVAFDAFVARMLPGTPPPVPHTAVDNRLGAPVPLEAQLDALAE; encoded by the coding sequence GTGACACCCGCCCCGGTCTGGGTGGTGGCGGGGCCGCCCGGCTCCGGCAAGTCCACGATCTCGCACCTGCTGCTGCGGCGGCTGCGTCCCGTGCCGGCGCTGCTGGACAAGGACACGATGTTCGGGCCGTTCGTGGAGGCGACGCTCGCGGCGTCCTCCCGCGATCCCGGCGAGCGCGAGGGCCCCTGGTACGACGAGCACGTCAAGCCGCACGAGTACGCGGGGATGACGGCCACGGCGCGGGAGATCCGCTCGCACGGCTGCCCGGTGCTGCTGAGCGGCCCGTTCACCGGCCACATCCGGAACGCGGCGCGCTGGACGGAGTGGGTCGCGTCCCTGGGCGGGCCGCGGGTGCGTCTCGTCTGGATCCGGACGGACGCCGCGACCCTCCGGCACCGGCTGGAGCGGCGGGGCTCGCCCCGCGACACCGGCAAGCTGGTGGCGTTCGACGCGTTCGTCGCCCGGATGCTGCCCGGGACGCCGCCTCCGGTGCCCCACACGGCCGTGGACAACCGCCTCGGCGCGCCCGTGCCGCTGGAGGCGCAACTGGACGCCCTAGCCGAGTGA